The following proteins are encoded in a genomic region of Sulfurovum indicum:
- a CDS encoding c-type cytochrome: protein MKKWIIIIPLVTATLLTAGSGKSIYKKECAACHGSKGEKKALGVSHPLHGMPAKKLIALTHDYASGKKKGHPLAKSVKKRFIKKYNDNEIKSVADYIGKL, encoded by the coding sequence ATGAAAAAATGGATCATTATTATACCTCTTGTGACTGCAACATTGCTGACAGCAGGCTCAGGAAAAAGTATTTACAAAAAAGAGTGTGCTGCATGTCATGGCAGCAAAGGCGAAAAAAAAGCCTTGGGAGTCTCACACCCTTTACATGGTATGCCGGCCAAAAAGCTTATTGCTCTGACACACGACTATGCTTCCGGTAAAAAGAAGGGGCATCCACTTGCAAAAAGCGTGAAAAAGCGGTTTATCAAAAAATACAACGATAATGAGATCAAGAGCGTTGCGGACTATATAGGCAAACTGTAA
- a CDS encoding sensor histidine kinase, with translation MKASTKTLIFFMVIYLGSIGALGSVIGYLYYHSEKYKLVENLHMQMRYKARDINSKLEYYHNLESEEFTFYEEGYGIALYDKNKALIASTFDDKIDFSQLFYHKGLDYYLVESIIKEYLNVKYIVIKKTLPIEKLDQILEQIWIVALFGFVFLLFIALLLSKIMLYPLRQAIQTLKQFIKDTAHEMNTPISTILMSQEHMPKENLSPKQLRALDRIEIATKTLSQLYNDLTFISFHTHINYEDTKINLKDIIEERIRYMETMIQFKKIEIECHMIPKEILMDRRKVVLLIDNLLSNAIKFSRQGGYIRIDLCSEQLSIQDNGIGIKEDEKKKIFKRFESTSTQTGGFGLGLDIVSQICREYGIKIEVDSVFSKGSTFTLIFPKQSHK, from the coding sequence ATGAAAGCAAGTACAAAAACCCTCATCTTTTTTATGGTGATCTATCTGGGCTCGATCGGAGCCCTTGGAAGTGTGATAGGATACCTCTACTACCACTCCGAGAAATATAAACTGGTCGAAAATTTACATATGCAGATGCGCTATAAAGCACGAGACATCAACAGTAAACTGGAGTATTACCATAATCTTGAAAGTGAAGAGTTTACTTTTTATGAAGAGGGGTACGGTATTGCCCTTTATGACAAGAATAAGGCATTAATTGCTTCAACCTTCGATGACAAAATCGATTTTTCACAGCTTTTCTACCATAAAGGACTGGACTATTATCTTGTAGAGAGTATCATCAAAGAGTATCTTAATGTGAAATATATCGTTATCAAAAAAACGTTACCCATAGAGAAACTTGACCAAATACTGGAACAGATATGGATCGTTGCCCTTTTTGGTTTTGTTTTCCTGTTATTTATTGCACTTCTACTCTCCAAGATCATGCTCTATCCTCTACGCCAGGCCATACAGACTCTCAAACAGTTCATCAAAGATACAGCACATGAAATGAATACACCCATCAGTACCATTTTAATGAGCCAGGAACATATGCCCAAAGAGAATCTTTCACCAAAACAACTGCGTGCACTCGACCGTATCGAGATCGCTACAAAAACCCTCTCCCAGCTCTACAACGATCTCACCTTTATCTCATTTCACACACATATCAATTATGAAGACACGAAAATAAACCTGAAAGATATCATTGAGGAACGTATCCGCTATATGGAAACCATGATACAGTTCAAAAAAATAGAGATTGAGTGTCATATGATACCAAAAGAGATCCTTATGGATAGAAGAAAGGTAGTTCTTCTGATTGATAATCTTCTCTCCAACGCCATCAAGTTTTCAAGACAAGGAGGATACATACGTATCGACCTGTGCTCGGAACAGCTTAGTATCCAGGATAACGGCATAGGTATTAAAGAAGATGAAAAGAAAAAGATCTTCAAGCGTTTTGAGTCGACCTCGACACAAACCGGAGGATTTGGTCTGGGGCTTGATATTGTGAGTCAGATATGCAGAGAGTATGGCATCAAAATAGAAGTTGACTCCGTTTTCTCAAAAGGAAGTACTTTTACACTTATATTTCCAAAGCAATCTCACAAATAG
- a CDS encoding response regulator transcription factor, whose translation MNILLLEDDIGLADIISEYLQDNDFDVDLVYDGEEALSLSYEKHYDLYILDVNVPILKGFELLQMMRKNGDKTPAIYITSLNDIEDVKKGFESGADDYMKKPFELTELLLRIRNIQKRSFAQQRSSRIQIDKELFFDIENELLIRGEEKISLPPKELKALKYFLRHPNKIVTFEDLYRTMWEYHESGSSDALRAHIKNLRKYLSTDMIQNIRGTGYRFIPKVS comes from the coding sequence ATGAATATTTTGCTACTGGAAGATGACATCGGATTAGCTGATATCATATCCGAATATCTTCAAGACAATGACTTTGATGTGGATCTTGTCTATGACGGAGAAGAGGCACTTTCACTGAGCTATGAAAAACATTATGACCTCTATATCCTTGATGTCAATGTACCGATTCTCAAAGGATTTGAACTTTTACAGATGATGCGCAAGAACGGTGACAAGACACCCGCAATCTATATTACCTCTCTTAATGATATCGAAGATGTCAAAAAGGGCTTTGAAAGCGGTGCAGACGACTATATGAAAAAACCGTTTGAACTGACAGAACTTCTACTGCGTATCAGAAACATTCAAAAACGCTCATTTGCACAACAACGTTCATCGCGTATCCAGATAGACAAAGAGCTTTTTTTTGACATAGAGAATGAACTGCTCATCCGTGGAGAGGAAAAGATCTCCCTCCCTCCCAAAGAGTTAAAGGCACTAAAGTACTTTCTTCGGCATCCCAACAAGATCGTAACGTTCGAAGATCTTTACCGGACAATGTGGGAGTACCATGAAAGCGGCTCGTCTGATGCACTTAGAGCACATATCAAGAACTTACGAAAATATCTCAGTACCGATATGATACAAAATATAAGAGGTACCGGATACCGGTTCATACCCAAAGTCTCCTGA